From Pseudomonas alcaligenes, a single genomic window includes:
- the hisF gene encoding imidazole glycerol phosphate synthase subunit HisF: MALAKRIIPCLDVDNGRVVKGVKFENIRDAGDPVEIARRYDEQGADEITFLDITASVDGRDTTLHTVERMASQVFIPLTVGGGVRTVQDIRNLLNAGADKVSINTAAVFTPEFVGEAAARFGSQCIVVAIDAKKVAPGRWEIFTHGGRKPTGLDAVQWAKRMEDFGAGEILLTSMDQDGVKSGYDLGVTRAISEAVGIPVIASGGVGNLEHLAAGILEGKADAVLAASIFHFGEYSVPEAKAYLASRGIVVR, translated from the coding sequence ATGGCGCTGGCGAAACGCATCATCCCCTGCTTGGACGTGGACAACGGTCGCGTGGTCAAGGGCGTCAAGTTCGAGAACATCCGCGACGCCGGCGACCCGGTGGAAATTGCTCGCCGCTACGACGAGCAGGGTGCCGACGAGATTACCTTCCTCGACATCACCGCCAGCGTCGACGGCCGCGACACCACCCTGCACACGGTGGAGCGCATGGCCAGCCAGGTGTTCATCCCGCTCACCGTCGGTGGCGGCGTGCGTACCGTGCAGGACATCCGCAACCTGCTGAATGCCGGCGCCGACAAGGTGTCGATCAACACCGCCGCGGTGTTCACCCCGGAGTTCGTCGGCGAGGCTGCCGCTCGCTTCGGCTCGCAATGCATCGTGGTTGCCATCGACGCCAAGAAGGTCGCGCCGGGGCGCTGGGAGATCTTCACCCACGGTGGGCGCAAGCCAACCGGCCTGGATGCCGTGCAGTGGGCGAAGAGGATGGAAGACTTCGGCGCCGGCGAAATCCTGCTGACCAGCATGGATCAGGATGGCGTGAAGAGCGGCTACGACCTCGGCGTCACCCGCGCCATCAGTGAAGCCGTGGGCATCCCGGTGATCGCCTCCGGCGGCGTCGGCAATCTGGAGCACCTGGCTGCCGGTATCCTCGAAGGCAAGGCCGATGCGGTGCTGGCCGCCAGCATCTTCCACTTCGGCGAATACAGCGTGCCGGAGGCCAAGGCCTACCTGGCCAGCCGTGGCATCGTGGTGCGCTGA
- the hisA gene encoding 1-(5-phosphoribosyl)-5-[(5-phosphoribosylamino)methylideneamino]imidazole-4-carboxamide isomerase, with protein MLIIPAIDLKDGACVRLRQGRMEDSTVFSDDPVSMAAKWVEGGCRRLHLVDLNGAFEGQPVNGEVVTAIAKRYPNLPIQIGGGIRTLETIEHYVRAGVSYVIIGTKAVKQPEFVTEACKAFPGKVIVGLDAKDGFVATDGWAEVSSVQATDLAKRFEADGVSAIVYTDIAKDGMMQGCNVEATAALAAASKIPVIASGGIHNLGDIEKLLLARSPGIIGAITGRAIYEGTLDVAEAQAFCDSYKG; from the coding sequence ATGCTGATTATCCCCGCTATCGATCTCAAGGACGGCGCCTGCGTACGTCTGCGCCAGGGCCGCATGGAAGACTCCACCGTATTCTCCGATGACCCGGTGAGCATGGCTGCCAAGTGGGTCGAGGGCGGCTGCCGTCGCCTGCACCTGGTCGACCTCAACGGCGCCTTCGAAGGCCAGCCGGTCAATGGTGAGGTGGTCACCGCCATCGCCAAGCGCTACCCGAACCTGCCGATCCAGATCGGCGGCGGCATCCGTACCCTGGAGACCATCGAGCACTACGTGCGCGCTGGCGTCAGCTACGTGATCATCGGTACCAAGGCGGTTAAACAGCCTGAGTTCGTCACCGAGGCCTGCAAGGCCTTCCCGGGCAAGGTCATCGTCGGCCTGGACGCCAAAGACGGCTTTGTCGCCACCGACGGCTGGGCCGAAGTGTCCAGCGTACAGGCCACCGACCTGGCCAAACGCTTCGAGGCCGACGGCGTGTCCGCCATCGTTTATACCGACATCGCCAAAGACGGCATGATGCAGGGCTGCAACGTCGAGGCCACCGCGGCCCTGGCCGCCGCCAGCAAGATCCCGGTGATCGCCTCCGGCGGCATCCACAACCTCGGCGACATCGAGAAGCTGCTGCTGGCCCGTTCGCCCGGCATCATCGGCGCCATCACCGGCCGCGCGATCTACGAAGGCACCCTGGATGTAGCCGAGGCGCAAGCCTTCTGCGACTCCTATAAAGGCTGA
- a CDS encoding DUF2164 domain-containing protein: MSRGKKVALLELEGGQQQAALQVLKNFLEDRFELELGSFEVQEVLDLIGREIAPHYYNKAIADTQALLAERFASLESDLWALEKS; the protein is encoded by the coding sequence ATGAGCCGGGGCAAGAAGGTCGCGCTGCTGGAGCTCGAGGGTGGCCAGCAACAGGCCGCGCTGCAGGTGCTGAAGAACTTCCTGGAAGACCGTTTCGAGCTCGAACTGGGCTCGTTCGAGGTGCAGGAAGTGCTCGACCTGATCGGCCGCGAGATTGCCCCGCACTACTACAACAAGGCGATTGCCGATACGCAGGCCCTGCTGGCCGAGCGTTTCGCCAGCCTGGAAAGCGATTTGTGGGCGCTCGAGAAGAGCTGA
- the hisH gene encoding imidazole glycerol phosphate synthase subunit HisH, producing the protein MQTVAVIDYGMGNLHSVAKALEHVGAGKVLVTSDANVIREADRVVFPGVGAIRDCMAEIKRLGFDALVREVSQDRPFLGICVGMQALLERSEENGGVDCIGLFPGQVRFFGKDLHEGGEHLKVPHMGWNEVAQVVDHPLWHEIPDNGRFYFVHSYYIEAGNPAQVVGGGHYGKDFAAALAEGSRFAVQFHPEKSHTHGLQLLQNFVGWDGRR; encoded by the coding sequence ATGCAGACAGTTGCAGTAATCGACTACGGCATGGGCAACCTGCACTCGGTGGCCAAGGCCCTCGAGCATGTCGGCGCCGGCAAGGTGCTGGTGACCAGCGACGCCAATGTGATCCGCGAGGCCGATCGCGTGGTGTTTCCCGGTGTGGGTGCGATCCGCGACTGCATGGCCGAGATCAAGCGCCTGGGCTTCGATGCCCTGGTGCGCGAAGTCAGCCAGGATCGCCCGTTCCTCGGTATCTGCGTCGGCATGCAGGCCCTGCTGGAGCGCAGCGAGGAGAACGGCGGCGTCGACTGCATTGGCCTGTTCCCCGGCCAGGTGCGCTTCTTCGGCAAGGATCTGCATGAAGGCGGCGAGCACCTGAAGGTGCCGCACATGGGCTGGAACGAAGTGGCGCAGGTGGTCGATCACCCGCTGTGGCACGAGATTCCGGACAACGGCCGCTTCTATTTCGTGCACAGCTACTACATCGAGGCCGGCAACCCGGCGCAGGTGGTCGGTGGCGGTCACTACGGCAAGGATTTCGCCGCGGCGCTGGCCGAGGGCTCGCGTTTCGCCGTGCAATTCCACCCGGAGAAGAGCCATACCCATGGCCTGCAGCTGCTGCAGAACTTCGTCGGCTGGGATGGCCGTCGGTAA
- the hisB gene encoding imidazoleglycerol-phosphate dehydratase HisB, whose translation MAERTASVERNTLETQIKVSINLDGTGKAKFDIGVPFLEHMLDQIARHGLIDLDIYCKGDLHIDDHHTVEDVGITLGQAFAKAVGDKKGMTRYGHSYVPLDEALSRVVIDFSGRPGLQMHVPFTRAVVGGFDVDLFQEFFQGFVNHALVSLHIDNLRGTNTHHQIETVFKAFGRALRMAVELDPRMAGQMPSTKGCL comes from the coding sequence ATGGCCGAACGTACGGCATCCGTCGAGCGCAACACCCTGGAGACCCAGATCAAGGTCTCGATCAACCTGGATGGCACCGGCAAGGCCAAGTTCGATATTGGCGTGCCGTTCCTTGAGCACATGCTCGACCAGATCGCCCGTCACGGCCTGATCGACCTGGATATCTACTGCAAGGGCGACCTGCATATCGACGACCACCACACCGTGGAAGACGTCGGCATCACCCTCGGCCAGGCCTTTGCCAAGGCCGTCGGCGACAAGAAGGGCATGACCCGCTACGGCCATTCCTACGTCCCGCTGGACGAGGCGCTGTCGCGCGTGGTGATCGACTTCTCCGGCCGTCCCGGCCTGCAGATGCACGTGCCTTTCACCCGCGCGGTGGTTGGCGGCTTCGACGTAGACCTGTTCCAGGAATTCTTCCAGGGCTTCGTCAACCACGCCCTGGTCAGCCTGCATATCGACAACCTGCGTGGCACTAACACCCACCACCAGATCGAGACCGTGTTCAAGGCCTTCGGCCGCGCCCTGCGCATGGCCGTCGAGCTGGATCCGCGCATGGCCGGACAGATGCCGTCGACCAAGGGCTGCCTGTAA
- a CDS encoding acetyl-CoA sensor PanZ family protein, with product MPVLVETVSRPSAQDHTDLGKIYADAPDWLLAPYASADALIAGGIGEGRLIAGRFNDRLLGAALLHRDDDCWRLSHLCVRKVTRKRGVARRILDEAKHLAAAAGKPLHLAAPKDHLESQALAARTGLPLDSL from the coding sequence ATGCCCGTTCTGGTCGAAACCGTCAGCCGCCCATCCGCCCAGGATCACACCGACCTGGGCAAGATCTACGCCGATGCGCCGGACTGGCTGCTGGCGCCCTATGCCAGTGCCGATGCCCTGATCGCCGGCGGCATCGGCGAGGGCCGGCTGATCGCCGGGCGCTTCAACGACCGCCTGCTCGGCGCCGCCCTGCTACACCGCGACGACGACTGCTGGCGCCTGTCGCACCTGTGCGTGCGCAAGGTCACGCGCAAGCGCGGCGTGGCCCGGCGCATCCTCGACGAGGCCAAACACCTGGCCGCCGCAGCCGGCAAGCCGCTGCACCTGGCCGCGCCCAAGGATCATCTGGAAAGCCAGGCCCTCGCCGCACGCACCGGCCTGCCGCTGGACAGCCTCTAA